Proteins encoded together in one Larus michahellis chromosome 4, bLarMic1.1, whole genome shotgun sequence window:
- the COMMD9 gene encoding COMM domain-containing protein 9, whose translation MAALGDGEFAALQSLLKAPSRDAVRQLCQECFSSPPAGLGPLAQRACPGLAAGPEEAEQLVSALHNLTRHVVYHGLTRAEDILSLFPEDFHQNLKNLLTKIILENISAWRNEAQASQISLPRLVDMDWRVDIKTSSDSISRMAVPTCLLQLKIQEDVALCGNSPVVSALTVELSKETLDTMLEGLGRIRDQLSAVASK comes from the exons ATGGCGGCGCTGGGGGACGGGGAGTTCGCcgccctgcagagcctgctgaAG GCGCCGTCGAGGGACGCCGTGCGGCAGCTGTGCCAGGAGTGCTTCTCCAGCCCGCCCGCCGGCCTCGGCCCGCTGGCGCAGCGCGCCTGCCCCGGCCTCGCCGCTGGCCCCGAGGAAGCGGAGCAG CTGGTATCTGCTTTGCACAATCTCACCAGGCACGTTGTGTACCACGGCTTGACAAGGGCAGAGGATATCCTGTCTCTCTTTCCAGAAGACTTCCACCAAAATCTGAAAAACCTTTTGACTAAAATAATCTTGGAGAATAT CTCTGCTTGGAGGAATGAAGCACAAGCAAGTCAGA TCTCCTTGCCTCGGCTGGTTGACATGGACTGGAGGGTGGACATCAAGACGTCTTCAGACAGCATCAGCAGAATGGCAGTCCCTACTTGCCTGCTTCAGTTAAAG ATTCAGGAAGATGTTGCTTTATGTGGAAATAGTCCTGTTGTTTCTGCACTGACTGTGGAACTGAGCAAAGAAACCCTGGACACTATGTTAGAAGGTCTAGGAAGGATCCGCGACCAACTTTCTGCCGTTGCAAGCAAATGA